The sequence TAAATTTTCACATCTTGGTTTTTTAGGATCAAACTTATACCTAATTGAAGTCGCAATGAAATGACAATTTCCTAATTTTTTATATGTAATCTTATAGATTTACATTATTTTGTGGGTGATTGCATAGCAATCATAGAAATTTGTCTCAGTCTTCTGTTTTTATAATTTAATTTTAAATAAACTTGCAATTTGGGCTATCTTTTGATAAACTTTGATAGTCAAAGTTTATTTATGTGTGGGAGGTGACATATTGGATTATAAACAAATTAATACCTATTTAGTTGATATTTTCAATAAAATTATGATTATCGAAGAGATGAGCTTGAAAACAAGTCAATTTAACGATGTGTCTTTAAAAGAGATGCATACGGTAGATATTATTGGAAAAAATGCCAATGTGACACCGAGTGATATTGCTCATGAGTTATTAGTAACTTTGGGAACAGTTACGACCAGTTTAAATAAGCTTGAAAAAAAGGGTTATATTGAACGGACGCGTTCACAACTTGATAGGCGCGTTGTTTATTTAACCCTGACACAAAAAGGAAGACTGCTTTATCGTTTACATAATAGGTTTCATAAAAATGTGGTTAATCGAATCACAGAAGCAATGGATGCGACGGAGCTTGGTGCTTTGGAGAAGGGGCTGAGAAACCTTCATCAATTTCTTGAGGGGTTAGTTTAATGACTTTTGCAAAGATTAGTCAAGCAGCATATTATGTACCATCACAGGTTGTCACCAATGATGATTTATCCAAAATAATGGATACCAGTGATGAATGGATTACAAGTCGTACGGGAATAAGAGAGCGCCGTATTAGTCAATCCGAAGATACCAGTGACTTAGCTAGTCAGGTAGCTAAAGAACTTTTAAAAAAGGCTTCATTAAAGGCGAAAGAGATTGATTTTATTATTGTTGCTACAATTACTCCGGATGCAATGATGCCGTCAACAGCTGCCTGTGTCCAAGCGAAAATTGGTGCAGTGAATGCTTTTGCTTTCGATTTAACTGCCGCCTGCAGTGGATTTATTTTTGCACTTTCAGCTGCGGAAAAAATGATTAAGTCTGGTCAGTACCAGAAAGGTTTAGTTATCGGTGCAGAAGTTCTATCTAAAATCATCGATTGGTCGGATCGAACAACAGCTGTTCTTTTTGGAGATGGAGCTGGCGGTGTTCTTTTAGAAGCAGATTCTTCTGAACATTTTTTATTTGAATCTATTCATTCAGATGGCAGTCGTGGTGAAAGTTTGACATCAGGTGAACACGCTGTTTCGTCACCCTTTTCACAGGTTGATAAAAAAGATAACTGTTTTTTAAAAATGGATGGTCGAGCTATATTTGACTTTGCTATTCGTGATGTGTCAAAAAGTATTTCAACGCTCATTAGGAAGTCAGATATGCCTGTAGAAGCGATTGATTATTTCTTATTACACCAGGCTAATATTCGTATTTTGGATAAAATGGCTAAAAAATTGGCGCTGATAGAGAAAAATTTCCTGCTAATATGATGAAGTATGGTAATACCAGTGCAGCAAGTATTCCTATTTTATTAGCCGAATGTGTCGAAAATGGAACGATAGAGCTAAATGGTTCACACACTGTTCTCCTGAACGGGTTCGGTGGGGGTTTGACATGGGGCAGTTTAATTGTTAAAATTTAGTTATACAATTGTGCTTGGCACAGTATATAAAAAATTATTTCTTATAAAGGAGAAAGAAAATGGCAGTATTTGAAAAAGTACAAGAAATTATTGTTGAGGAACTCGGAAAAGATACAGATGAAGTTAAATTAGAAACAACTTTTGATGAACTTGATGCAGATTCCCTTGATGTCTTTCAAGTTATTTCCGAAATTGAAGATGAGTTTGACATTCAAATCGAATCTGAAGATGGACTTAACACAGTTGGTGATTTAGTTGCTTTTGTTGAAGAAAAAACAAAATAAGTAGTATTTTGAGAGTATTCTTGTAAGAATATTCTTTCTTCTTTATTATAATAGTTTGACTGTCAAATTATTGATTGCAAAACTTAGAAGGTTTAATTTAAAATGAAAACGCGTATTACAGAATTATTAGATATTGAATATCCTATTTTTCAAGGAGGAATGGCTTGGGTAGCTGATGGTGATTTAGCGGGAGCTGTATCAAAAGCTGGTGGTTTAGGAATTATCGGCGGTGGAAATGCGCCCAAAGAAGTTGTTAAGGCGAATATTGACAAGATCAAAGCTGTGACAAATAAACCATTTGGAGTCAATATTATGCTTTTATCTCCTTTTGCTGATGATATTGTTGACTTGGTTATTGAAGAGGGCGTCAAAGTTGTCACAACTGGTGCAGGTAACCCAGGTAAATATATGGAACGTTTCCATGAAGCAGGTATTACTGTCATTCCTGTTGTTCCTAGTGTTGCTCTTGCTAGACGTATGGAAAAATTAGGTGCTGATGCCGTTATTGCTGAAGGAATGGAAGCCGGTGGACATATTGGTAAATTAACAACAATGACTTTAGTGCGTCAAGTTGTAGATGCTGTCAATATTCCTGTTATCGGAGCTGGTGGTGTGGCCGATGGCCGTGGTGCAGCAGCAGTATTTATGCTTGGTGCTGAAGCCATTCAGGTAGGAACACGTTTCGCAGTTGCCAAAGAATCGAATGCTCATGCGAATTTTAAAAAGAAAATTTTAAAAGCCAAAGATATTGATACTGTTATTTCTGCGTCTATTGTTGGCCATCCTGTGCGTGCAATCAAAAATAAATTGTCTTCTACCTATGCAACTGCAGAAAAAGAATTCTTACGTGGTGAAAAGAGTCAAGAAGATATTGAGGTTCTTGGAGCAGGAGCCCTTCGCAATGCTGTTGTTGATGGTGACGTTGAGAATGGTTCTGTTATGGCGGGTCAAATTGCAGGATTTGTGACTAAAGAAGAAACTTGTGAAGAAATCTTGAAAGATTTATATTACGGTGCAGCAGAAGTTATTAAGGCTGAAGCAGCACGCTGGGCAGATGTG comes from Streptococcus troglodytae and encodes:
- the fabT gene encoding fatty acid biosynthesis transcriptional regulator FabT, with protein sequence MDYKQINTYLVDIFNKIMIIEEMSLKTSQFNDVSLKEMHTVDIIGKNANVTPSDIAHELLVTLGTVTTSLNKLEKKGYIERTRSQLDRRVVYLTLTQKGRLLYRLHNRFHKNVVNRITEAMDATELGALEKGLRNLHQFLEGLV
- the fabK gene encoding enoyl-[acyl-carrier-protein] reductase FabK; the protein is MKTRITELLDIEYPIFQGGMAWVADGDLAGAVSKAGGLGIIGGGNAPKEVVKANIDKIKAVTNKPFGVNIMLLSPFADDIVDLVIEEGVKVVTTGAGNPGKYMERFHEAGITVIPVVPSVALARRMEKLGADAVIAEGMEAGGHIGKLTTMTLVRQVVDAVNIPVIGAGGVADGRGAAAVFMLGAEAIQVGTRFAVAKESNAHANFKKKILKAKDIDTVISASIVGHPVRAIKNKLSSTYATAEKEFLRGEKSQEDIEVLGAGALRNAVVDGDVENGSVMAGQIAGFVTKEETCEEILKDLYYGAAEVIKAEAARWADVEK
- a CDS encoding acyl carrier protein encodes the protein MAVFEKVQEIIVEELGKDTDEVKLETTFDELDADSLDVFQVISEIEDEFDIQIESEDGLNTVGDLVAFVEEKTK